One genomic window of Luteitalea pratensis includes the following:
- a CDS encoding efflux RND transporter periplasmic adaptor subunit has product MTKMNKRLGMLTLGALVAGGGLYVWSGMNPAKATFEPSRLATVEQDTMVRSVVATGKVEPISKVEIKSKANGIIERLHFDVGDVVKAGDILVELDKENLLAQVREASANVQAADAALLAAKAQLEKNKFEAEGPDVEYAKRAAKRAEDLAAQKLVAQSEFDTAQSAYELAMNRQKVAKGQLVVAQAKVSEAAAQVAQARANLERSEEQLRNATIRAPIAGMVLTRDIEIGSPVSSILNLGANATLVMTLGDIKEVFVRGKVDEADIGQVRYEQHARISVETFKDKKFDGRVTLISPMGAEKDNVTTFEVKVSIDNPGNELKANMTANAEIILEERPNSLIVPEAAISYDAERKASVDLFDPNEPTGRRKVQVKVGISNGTRAQLLEGVKKGDRVILPA; this is encoded by the coding sequence ATGACCAAGATGAACAAGCGGCTTGGAATGCTCACGCTCGGGGCGCTCGTCGCCGGCGGCGGGCTCTACGTCTGGTCGGGGATGAACCCGGCCAAGGCGACCTTCGAGCCGTCACGGCTGGCGACGGTCGAGCAGGACACGATGGTCCGCTCGGTGGTAGCTACGGGCAAGGTCGAGCCGATCTCGAAGGTCGAGATCAAGTCGAAGGCCAACGGAATCATCGAGCGCCTGCACTTCGACGTCGGCGACGTCGTCAAGGCCGGCGACATTCTCGTCGAGCTCGACAAGGAGAACCTCCTCGCGCAGGTGCGGGAAGCGAGCGCCAACGTCCAGGCCGCCGACGCGGCGCTGCTGGCCGCGAAGGCGCAGCTCGAGAAGAACAAGTTCGAGGCCGAGGGTCCGGACGTCGAGTACGCCAAGCGTGCGGCGAAGCGGGCCGAGGATCTCGCCGCCCAGAAGCTCGTGGCCCAGTCGGAATTCGACACCGCCCAGAGTGCGTATGAACTGGCGATGAACCGCCAGAAGGTCGCCAAGGGACAGCTGGTCGTGGCGCAGGCGAAGGTGTCGGAAGCTGCGGCCCAGGTGGCGCAGGCGCGCGCCAACCTCGAGCGGTCCGAAGAGCAGCTTCGCAACGCGACCATCCGTGCGCCTATTGCCGGCATGGTGCTGACCCGCGACATCGAGATCGGCAGCCCGGTCTCGTCGATCCTCAACCTCGGCGCCAACGCGACGCTGGTGATGACGCTCGGCGACATCAAGGAAGTGTTCGTGCGCGGCAAGGTGGACGAGGCCGACATCGGCCAGGTCAGGTACGAGCAGCACGCGCGCATCAGCGTCGAGACCTTCAAGGACAAGAAGTTCGACGGCCGCGTGACGCTCATCTCGCCGATGGGCGCCGAGAAGGACAACGTCACGACGTTCGAGGTGAAGGTCTCGATCGACAATCCCGGCAACGAACTGAAGGCGAACATGACGGCCAACGCCGAGATCATCCTCGAGGAGCGGCCGAACTCGCTGATCGTGCCCGAGGCGGCGATCAGCTACGACGCGGAGCGCAAGGCGTCGGTGGACCTGTTCGATCCGAACGAGCCGACGGGACGTCGCAAGGTGCAGGTCAAGGTGGGCATCAGCAATGGCACCCGCGCCCAGTTGCTCGAGGGCGTGAAGAAGGGCGACCGCGTCATCCTTCCGGCCTAG
- a CDS encoding Re/Si-specific NAD(P)(+) transhydrogenase subunit alpha: protein MVIGVPRELVPGEDRVALVPASVAPLIKSGAAVLVEQGAGVRAGCPDDAYAAAGATLVSRDQVFAQADILLQVRTAAAAGTYGAADVERLSSRHTVIGFADPLGAPETARAMAARGATVISMELIPRITRAQSMDALSSMANIAGYKAVLLAAATLPRMFPMMMTAAGTISPARVFVIGAGVAGLQAIATAKRLGAKIEAYDVRAAVKEQIESLGAKFVELPLDTAAAEGQGGYAAAQDESFYRRQRETMARVVAHSDVVITTAAIPGKKSPVLITADMVASMPPGSVIVDLAAERGGNCELTVADETIVAHGVTIHGPTNLPATVPFHASQLYAKNLTTLLAHLRTKQGDLVIDPADEITREVLVTHKGEVIAPRLREQLGLAPLPAPVAAAAV, encoded by the coding sequence ATGGTGATTGGGGTCCCGCGCGAACTGGTGCCCGGCGAAGACCGGGTCGCCCTCGTCCCTGCCAGCGTCGCCCCCCTCATCAAGTCAGGCGCGGCGGTGCTCGTCGAGCAGGGCGCCGGGGTCCGCGCCGGCTGTCCGGACGACGCGTATGCCGCCGCGGGCGCGACGCTCGTCAGCCGCGACCAGGTCTTCGCGCAGGCCGACATCCTGCTGCAGGTGCGAACGGCGGCCGCGGCGGGCACATACGGCGCCGCCGACGTCGAACGGCTGAGTTCCAGGCACACCGTGATTGGCTTTGCGGACCCGCTCGGAGCCCCCGAGACCGCCAGGGCCATGGCCGCCAGGGGCGCCACGGTCATCTCGATGGAGCTCATCCCGCGCATCACCCGGGCGCAGAGCATGGACGCCCTGTCGTCGATGGCCAACATCGCCGGCTACAAGGCGGTGCTGCTGGCCGCCGCCACCCTCCCCCGGATGTTCCCGATGATGATGACCGCCGCCGGCACGATCTCGCCGGCGCGCGTCTTCGTGATCGGGGCGGGTGTGGCCGGGTTGCAGGCGATCGCGACAGCCAAGCGCCTTGGCGCCAAGATCGAGGCGTATGACGTCCGCGCGGCCGTCAAGGAGCAGATCGAGAGTCTCGGTGCGAAATTCGTCGAACTGCCGCTCGATACCGCCGCCGCCGAGGGGCAGGGCGGGTATGCCGCGGCGCAGGACGAGTCGTTCTACAGACGTCAGCGCGAGACCATGGCGCGCGTGGTGGCCCATAGTGACGTGGTCATCACGACAGCCGCCATTCCGGGCAAGAAATCTCCCGTGCTGATCACGGCCGACATGGTCGCCTCCATGCCGCCAGGGTCGGTCATCGTCGACCTGGCCGCCGAACGTGGCGGCAATTGCGAGTTGACCGTCGCCGACGAGACCATCGTGGCCCACGGCGTGACCATCCACGGCCCGACGAACCTGCCGGCCACCGTGCCGTTCCACGCCAGCCAGCTGTATGCCAAGAACCTCACGACGCTGCTCGCCCACCTTCGCACCAAGCAGGGCGACCTCGTAATCGATCCGGCCGACGAGATCACTCGCGAGGTCCTCGTTACCCACAAGGGCGAGGTCATCGCCCCGCGCCTGCGCGAACAGCTGGGCCTGGCGCCGCTTCCGGCCCCGGTGGCCGCGGCCGCAGTCTAG
- a CDS encoding FHA domain-containing protein translates to MWILRTVQGHEPALTFRLMPGTIKTLGRAVRADFIVDAAMVSRLHCRLTAQPTGQLEIEDLQSTNGTYVNGRRVHKATLLPGDTLRVGRVDLVLVHAPLNQVETTLEAGS, encoded by the coding sequence ATGTGGATCCTTCGCACCGTGCAGGGGCATGAACCTGCGCTGACCTTCCGCCTCATGCCCGGCACCATCAAGACGCTCGGGCGCGCCGTCCGCGCCGATTTCATCGTCGACGCGGCGATGGTCTCGCGACTGCACTGCCGTCTCACCGCGCAGCCCACGGGTCAGCTCGAGATCGAGGATCTGCAGAGCACGAACGGCACTTACGTCAACGGCCGCCGCGTGCACAAGGCCACGCTCCTTCCCGGCGACACGCTGCGGGTCGGCCGCGTGGACCTGGTCCTCGTCCACGCACCGCTCAATCAAGTCGAAACGACGCTGGAAGCGGGAAGCTAG
- a CDS encoding protein kinase domain-containing protein produces the protein MRLVSAERVGSYEILGHLGSGGMGEVYRARDVRLGRTVALKVASDIAGSADADLRARFEREARAIAALDDPHICSVYDIGERDGMLYLVMPCLEGQTLAARLANRRPLPLEDVLRIGLEVAGALERTHRANITHRDLKPANIMLTSTGAKLLDFGLAKVLAPSKANVVPGVTQIATEAPVTAAGTLIGTVHYMAPEQVEGREADARSDVWTFGAVVYEMATGRRPFDGPSAASVIGAILRDQPPPLSSRQPLAPRLLDHVVARCLAKDPDERWQNIGDVGRELRWIAESRAEAPDEAARSPLVRRSLFRWSSVALALAILAASAAALGWFGRGTPIEPSSRASINIALDLGLDAVAGTDIIGASAVLSPDGTRIVFASVDRGGIQGLATRRLDQLEATPLPGTVGAHAPFFSPDGQWVGFFAAGKLKKLRLAGGEPVTLCDAPAGRGGSWSDDGTIVAALDTRDVLKLVSADGGTPRRVTNLGPGEPGHRWPRFLPGGKAALFTVTSAPANHTSASIGIMDFERNLQQVVLPNAGLSPSYLPTGHLAYVSKGTLYAVPFDLDRREVHGDAFAVMAGVADNAVFGAAQIDVSAGGTMVYRSGTTDALRVLEWLDRTGRTAPMGLEPALYQHPRVSPDGSRIAVEVNQGATSHILVYDWQRGTRVRLAGGSGVNTSPRWSPDGQYIVFQSAGRLFSMRADGGSPAQPLTARQNGLQFPGAFTPDGKRLAFFEVTTGRGSLIQTAGLEVNADRLQLGEPVVYRQTSSNNPNPEFSPDGRWLAYMSTDSGGYDIYVRAFPDTGKQWPVTTGGGSHPVWSRSANELFYRADDQRVMVVPYTATGDTFAAGRPRVWSDRRIQYLGLTATFDLAPDGQRVAAVLSAAALEPAQKHATVVLNFFDEVRRRVTTSTR, from the coding sequence ATGCGTCTCGTCTCTGCTGAGCGAGTCGGCTCGTACGAAATCCTCGGCCACCTGGGATCCGGGGGCATGGGCGAGGTGTATCGCGCCCGCGACGTACGCCTTGGTCGCACCGTCGCCCTCAAGGTCGCGTCCGATATTGCTGGCAGCGCCGACGCCGACCTGCGTGCACGCTTCGAACGCGAGGCGCGCGCCATTGCCGCCCTCGACGACCCACACATCTGCAGCGTGTACGACATCGGCGAGCGCGACGGCATGCTGTACCTCGTGATGCCCTGTCTCGAGGGCCAGACGCTGGCCGCGCGGCTCGCGAACAGGCGTCCGCTGCCGCTCGAGGACGTCCTGCGCATCGGCCTGGAAGTCGCCGGCGCACTGGAGCGCACGCACCGCGCCAACATCACGCATCGCGATCTCAAGCCCGCCAACATCATGTTGACGAGCACCGGGGCGAAGCTGCTGGACTTCGGCCTGGCGAAGGTATTGGCGCCATCGAAGGCGAACGTGGTGCCGGGCGTCACGCAGATCGCGACCGAAGCTCCGGTCACTGCGGCGGGGACCCTGATCGGGACGGTGCACTACATGGCGCCCGAGCAGGTCGAGGGCCGGGAGGCCGACGCGCGGAGCGACGTCTGGACCTTCGGCGCGGTGGTCTACGAGATGGCGACCGGTCGTCGCCCATTCGACGGCCCCTCCGCCGCGTCGGTCATCGGGGCGATCCTGCGGGATCAGCCGCCGCCACTCTCGTCGCGCCAGCCACTGGCTCCTCGGCTGCTCGATCACGTTGTCGCGAGATGCCTCGCGAAAGATCCGGACGAGCGCTGGCAGAACATCGGCGACGTCGGACGCGAGCTGCGATGGATTGCCGAAAGCCGCGCCGAGGCCCCGGACGAAGCGGCTCGAAGCCCACTCGTGCGGCGCAGCCTGTTCAGGTGGTCGAGCGTGGCCCTCGCGCTCGCGATACTTGCGGCATCGGCCGCCGCCCTTGGATGGTTTGGCAGGGGAACGCCGATCGAGCCTTCGTCACGCGCATCGATCAACATAGCGCTCGATTTGGGCCTTGACGCCGTGGCGGGTACCGACATCATCGGCGCGTCGGCCGTCCTTTCTCCTGACGGCACGCGCATCGTGTTCGCCTCCGTGGACCGCGGCGGCATTCAGGGCCTCGCGACTCGCCGCCTCGATCAACTGGAGGCGACGCCCTTGCCCGGCACCGTCGGCGCCCATGCACCATTCTTCTCTCCCGATGGGCAGTGGGTCGGCTTCTTCGCGGCCGGCAAACTCAAGAAACTCCGCCTCGCCGGCGGAGAACCGGTCACGCTCTGCGACGCGCCGGCCGGCCGTGGCGGGAGCTGGAGCGACGATGGAACGATCGTCGCGGCCCTGGATACGCGCGACGTCCTAAAGCTGGTGTCGGCTGACGGAGGCACCCCCAGGCGGGTGACGAATCTGGGGCCCGGAGAACCGGGCCATCGGTGGCCGCGCTTCCTGCCGGGTGGCAAGGCGGCACTGTTCACGGTGACCAGCGCGCCCGCCAACCACACATCCGCCAGCATCGGAATCATGGACTTCGAGCGCAACCTCCAGCAAGTCGTGCTCCCGAATGCAGGACTCTCGCCCTCCTACCTCCCTACCGGACACCTTGCCTACGTGTCGAAAGGGACGCTGTATGCGGTGCCATTCGACCTCGATCGGCGTGAAGTGCATGGTGATGCATTCGCCGTGATGGCGGGCGTCGCCGACAACGCCGTGTTCGGAGCGGCCCAGATCGACGTGTCGGCCGGCGGCACGATGGTGTACCGCAGCGGCACCACGGACGCACTCCGAGTCCTGGAATGGCTTGACCGCACGGGACGAACGGCACCGATGGGCCTCGAACCGGCGCTGTACCAGCACCCTCGCGTGTCGCCGGACGGAAGCCGCATCGCCGTCGAGGTCAATCAGGGAGCCACCTCGCACATCCTGGTGTACGACTGGCAGCGGGGGACGCGCGTGCGCCTGGCCGGAGGGTCCGGGGTCAACACATCTCCCCGCTGGAGCCCAGATGGGCAGTACATCGTCTTCCAGTCCGCAGGCCGTCTGTTCTCGATGCGAGCCGACGGTGGGAGCCCTGCCCAGCCCCTGACCGCGCGCCAGAACGGCCTGCAGTTCCCGGGGGCTTTCACGCCGGACGGCAAGCGGCTCGCATTCTTCGAAGTGACAACTGGGCGGGGAAGCCTGATTCAGACTGCCGGGCTCGAAGTCAACGCGGACCGGCTGCAGCTCGGTGAGCCGGTCGTGTACCGCCAGACGTCATCGAACAACCCGAATCCGGAGTTCTCGCCGGACGGGCGTTGGCTGGCCTACATGTCGACCGACTCGGGGGGATACGACATCTATGTGCGAGCGTTCCCCGATACCGGCAAGCAGTGGCCCGTCACGACCGGCGGCGGCAGCCATCCGGTATGGTCGCGAAGTGCCAACGAGTTGTTCTACCGAGCGGATGATCAGCGTGTCATGGTGGTGCCGTACACGGCGACGGGAGACACCTTCGCGGCGGGACGGCCGCGGGTGTGGTCCGATCGGCGCATTCAATACCTCGGGCTTACAGCGACGTTCGATCTGGCGCCCGACGGCCAGCGCGTCGCCGCGGTGCTATCGGCCGCGGCCCTGGAACCGGCCCAGAAGCACGCGACTGTAGTGCTGAACTTCTTCGACGAGGTGCGACGACGTGTCACGACCTCGACGCGATGA
- a CDS encoding MBL fold metallo-hydrolase, protein MLIESCAVPPFEKNGYVVASSATGDAIVIDPGDEVEQLIAIVRRMGVTVRYIMLTHSHLDHISGCNEAKAEWAVPLVLHKDDLFLYERAVQQGIAFGIGMHPQPPIDAWFDQQPQWAFGDCVVIVHHTPGHSPGQVCLQIGEGGQPADVLFVGDTLFAGSIGRTDLPGGDHETLLRSVRDLLFPLGDHCTVYPGHGPATTIGEERRTNPFLASIR, encoded by the coding sequence ATGCTGATCGAATCGTGTGCCGTGCCGCCGTTCGAGAAGAACGGCTACGTGGTGGCGTCCTCGGCGACCGGCGACGCCATCGTCATCGACCCCGGCGACGAGGTCGAACAGTTGATTGCCATTGTCCGCCGAATGGGCGTCACGGTCCGCTACATCATGTTGACGCATTCGCACCTCGACCACATCTCGGGATGCAACGAGGCGAAGGCGGAATGGGCCGTGCCGCTGGTTCTGCACAAGGACGACCTGTTCCTGTACGAGCGAGCGGTGCAGCAGGGCATTGCCTTCGGCATCGGCATGCACCCGCAGCCGCCGATCGACGCCTGGTTCGATCAGCAGCCACAGTGGGCGTTCGGCGACTGCGTCGTCATCGTCCACCACACGCCGGGGCACAGCCCGGGCCAGGTCTGTCTGCAGATCGGCGAGGGCGGCCAGCCCGCCGACGTCCTCTTCGTTGGAGATACTCTGTTTGCAGGGTCGATCGGCCGCACGGACCTTCCCGGCGGCGATCACGAGACGCTGCTGCGATCGGTGCGTGACCTCCTCTTCCCGCTGGGAGACCACTGCACCGTCTACCCGGGGCACGGGCCGGCGACGACGATCGGAGAGGAACGGCGGACGAACCCGTTTCTCGCCAGCATCCGCTGA
- a CDS encoding threonine ammonia-lyase codes for MLVSLAHVQAAAHRIAAHIRRTPLIHADGLSEATGRDTWLKLESLQRTRAFKRRGACNALLSLAERDPVLPPLVTASAGNHGVALSSVARELGARLTIFVPRDAPRAKLDRLRGGGITIVADCVDYDEAESRALAAAAAGDGVFISAYNHPDVIAGAGTVALEILEDLPEAAAIVVPTGGGGLLAGVAAAADGRVAVVGVEPSANQAFTQALAAGHTTTIVPGASLADGLLGNLEQDALTFELVRLGRIPVHLVPEPFVVEGVRALFAHERLVAEGAGAIAIGALLAGTLVHLPDPLVLLVTGANIDAPTLARVLGS; via the coding sequence ATGTTGGTCTCACTCGCTCACGTCCAGGCGGCTGCCCACCGCATCGCCGCGCACATCCGCCGAACCCCCCTGATCCACGCCGACGGCCTGTCCGAGGCGACCGGTCGGGACACGTGGCTCAAGCTGGAGTCGCTGCAGCGGACCCGTGCCTTCAAGCGACGCGGGGCGTGCAACGCTTTGCTGTCGCTCGCGGAACGCGACCCGGTCCTGCCTCCCCTGGTGACGGCCTCTGCCGGCAACCATGGGGTGGCGTTGTCCAGCGTGGCGCGTGAACTCGGGGCGCGCCTCACCATCTTCGTGCCGCGAGACGCCCCTCGCGCCAAGCTCGATCGCCTCCGGGGCGGCGGCATCACGATTGTCGCCGACTGTGTCGACTACGACGAGGCCGAGTCGCGCGCGCTCGCCGCGGCCGCCGCGGGCGACGGCGTCTTCATCTCGGCCTACAACCATCCGGACGTGATCGCCGGGGCAGGGACCGTCGCGCTCGAGATTCTCGAGGACCTGCCTGAGGCGGCAGCCATCGTCGTCCCCACCGGTGGCGGCGGCCTGCTCGCCGGCGTCGCCGCGGCCGCCGATGGGCGCGTGGCGGTGGTCGGTGTCGAACCGTCCGCGAACCAGGCCTTCACGCAGGCACTCGCAGCTGGGCACACGACGACGATCGTGCCGGGGGCCTCGCTTGCCGATGGCCTCCTTGGCAACCTCGAGCAGGACGCGCTGACATTCGAACTCGTGCGACTGGGGCGAATCCCGGTCCATCTCGTACCCGAGCCGTTCGTCGTGGAAGGCGTACGCGCCTTGTTCGCACACGAGCGGTTGGTCGCGGAGGGAGCGGGCGCCATCGCGATCGGGGCACTGCTCGCGGGTACGCTGGTCCACCTCCCCGATCCGCTCGTGCTGCTGGTCACCGGCGCCAACATCGATGCCCCCACGCTGGCCCGGGTGCTCGGCTCGTGA
- a CDS encoding MFS transporter: MTFTALLLHNPQFRRLWIAQVVSQLGDWFNAVAVYALLLDLTGSATLVAAMMVVQLLPLALVGPLAGVIVDRMSRRTLMIGADLARAVLFAGLVFVRSADQIWLAFVLVTLGVIATAFFEPARTAMLPDVVPRESLITANALSAATWAVMLAIGASVGGAITVLVGRDAAFICNGLSFLASAAALRGLHVVETHHHQHRLEGTRLRVRDGIDYLRQHPATLALLSIKGVWAVAGGMMLLLTVFGQRVFATSPGETAARGIGVLFAARGVGAVGGALLARAVQRMDAPRLRGLVPWCYGLASLGYLSLANAPTLAIGAMSVVWAHVFGTLLWVLSSVLLQLAVEARIRGRIFALELALHTFMSAAAILLTGIGLDRLHIPPRTLATGLGAFFLFPAVAWGVALTMKRR, encoded by the coding sequence ATGACGTTCACCGCGCTGCTGCTCCACAATCCGCAGTTCCGCCGCCTGTGGATCGCGCAGGTGGTGAGCCAGCTCGGCGACTGGTTCAATGCCGTCGCCGTGTACGCGTTGCTGCTCGACCTGACGGGCTCCGCGACGCTAGTCGCGGCGATGATGGTCGTGCAGTTGCTTCCGCTCGCGCTCGTCGGTCCGCTCGCCGGCGTCATCGTCGATCGCATGTCGCGTCGGACGCTGATGATCGGCGCCGACCTCGCCCGCGCCGTCCTCTTTGCCGGGCTCGTGTTCGTCAGGTCGGCCGATCAGATCTGGCTCGCGTTCGTGCTCGTCACACTCGGGGTCATCGCCACTGCGTTCTTCGAGCCGGCGCGAACGGCCATGCTGCCCGACGTGGTGCCGCGCGAGTCCCTGATCACGGCCAACGCCTTGTCGGCGGCCACGTGGGCGGTCATGCTCGCTATCGGCGCCTCGGTGGGCGGCGCGATCACGGTGCTCGTCGGGCGCGACGCGGCCTTCATCTGCAACGGCCTCTCGTTCCTTGCCTCGGCCGCTGCCTTGCGGGGCCTGCACGTCGTCGAGACGCACCACCACCAGCATCGTCTCGAAGGCACGCGGTTACGTGTTCGCGATGGGATCGACTATCTGCGGCAGCATCCGGCAACACTCGCGCTGCTCAGCATTAAGGGTGTCTGGGCCGTTGCCGGGGGGATGATGCTGCTGCTCACGGTGTTCGGGCAGCGGGTTTTCGCGACGTCACCTGGAGAAACGGCGGCGCGGGGTATCGGCGTGCTCTTCGCCGCGCGCGGTGTGGGGGCCGTGGGTGGGGCGCTACTCGCCCGGGCCGTGCAGCGCATGGACGCGCCGCGCCTGCGCGGCCTGGTGCCGTGGTGCTACGGCCTGGCCTCACTCGGCTACCTGAGCCTCGCCAACGCTCCGACACTCGCCATCGGCGCGATGTCGGTCGTCTGGGCGCACGTCTTCGGGACCTTGCTCTGGGTGCTCAGCTCGGTGCTGCTGCAGTTGGCCGTGGAGGCGCGCATTCGAGGCCGCATCTTCGCCCTGGAACTGGCGCTTCACACGTTCATGTCGGCCGCGGCGATCCTGCTCACGGGCATCGGCCTCGACCGGTTGCACATCCCGCCGCGCACGCTCGCAACCGGCCTCGGCGCCTTCTTCCTCTTCCCGGCCGTGGCCTGGGGCGTGGCACTGACCATGAAGCGTCGGTAG
- a CDS encoding SDR family oxidoreductase: MTSQPQLDGHVAIVTGGSRGIGLAVARGFVARGAKVVVSGRSRTDLDAVAAELAPSVAVVEGDVANPAVADAIVRTAVDRFGGLDTLVNNAGVATFTNVADMNVDDWHRMIATNLTAVFLCTKAAIPALKQRGGGWIINISSLAGRNSFAGGAAYCATKAGLNAFAESVMLEVRQDNIRVSTVMPGSVQTAFSKGGDAPEHEWKLSADDVAQVVFDLLGHSKRSLPSRVEIRPSKPK; this comes from the coding sequence ATGACTTCCCAGCCTCAACTCGACGGCCATGTCGCCATCGTCACCGGAGGTTCACGGGGGATCGGGCTCGCCGTCGCGCGCGGGTTCGTGGCCCGCGGTGCCAAGGTCGTCGTTTCGGGCCGTTCCCGGACCGACCTGGACGCGGTCGCCGCCGAACTGGCTCCCAGCGTGGCCGTGGTGGAGGGAGATGTCGCCAACCCGGCTGTAGCCGACGCGATCGTCAGGACCGCCGTCGATCGTTTCGGTGGCCTCGACACACTCGTCAACAACGCGGGTGTCGCCACGTTCACCAATGTCGCCGACATGAACGTGGACGACTGGCATCGCATGATCGCCACCAACCTGACCGCCGTGTTCCTGTGCACGAAAGCGGCGATCCCGGCACTGAAGCAGCGGGGCGGTGGCTGGATCATCAACATCAGCAGCCTGGCGGGGCGCAATTCGTTCGCGGGCGGCGCGGCCTACTGTGCCACCAAGGCGGGGCTCAACGCGTTTGCCGAGTCGGTGATGCTCGAGGTGCGGCAGGACAACATCCGCGTGTCCACCGTGATGCCCGGATCGGTGCAGACCGCGTTCTCGAAGGGCGGCGACGCGCCCGAACACGAGTGGAAGCTGTCGGCCGACGACGTGGCACAGGTGGTGTTCGACCTGCTCGGCCACAGCAAGCGCAGCCTGCCGAGCCGAGTGGAAATACGACCCAGTAAACCGAAATGA
- a CDS encoding hemolysin family protein, whose protein sequence is MITPLLVVTSMVAMTALYVAAEFAAVSVRRSRIRQMAEDGNAIAKGLLPILEDASALDRYIAACQVGITLGSLILGAYGQIAFGPGLATLLRERVGLDPVAASSAAAAVILLILTVGTMVAGELAPKSLALEYPTQIALYTYWPMRWSLWLLGPFIWFLNGSGTLILRLLGSAHGAHRHVHSPEEIELLLAESHDGGLLEPDELRRLQRALRFSLRTAAQLMTSRDRMQAIDEATPIDQVLLLALGSSQANVPVYRGNLDTVVGFLNTKRLLVRHVEDRPVASLREVIQPALVVDESMTGDRLIAELRGHRAHQAIVLDDRRQVVGMVTLDDILSSLLGPTPDEFTKSTLRIKAPRATRSRT, encoded by the coding sequence GTGATCACTCCCTTGCTCGTCGTGACCTCGATGGTCGCGATGACCGCGCTGTACGTCGCCGCCGAATTCGCCGCCGTCTCCGTCCGCCGCAGCCGCATCCGGCAGATGGCAGAGGACGGCAATGCCATAGCGAAAGGTCTCCTCCCCATCCTCGAGGACGCGAGCGCCCTCGACCGCTACATCGCCGCCTGCCAGGTCGGCATCACGCTCGGCAGCCTCATCCTCGGCGCGTACGGCCAGATCGCGTTTGGACCGGGCCTCGCGACCCTGCTGCGAGAGCGTGTGGGCCTCGACCCGGTGGCCGCATCGTCGGCAGCGGCGGCGGTGATCCTGCTGATCCTCACGGTGGGGACGATGGTGGCGGGAGAACTCGCGCCGAAGTCCCTCGCACTCGAGTACCCGACGCAGATCGCGCTCTACACGTATTGGCCGATGCGCTGGTCACTGTGGTTGCTCGGCCCGTTCATCTGGTTCCTGAACGGGTCAGGCACGCTCATCCTGCGCCTGCTTGGCAGCGCGCACGGCGCCCACCGGCACGTGCATTCGCCGGAAGAGATCGAACTGCTCCTCGCCGAGAGCCACGACGGTGGCCTGCTCGAACCTGACGAACTGCGGCGACTGCAGCGGGCGTTGCGATTCAGCCTCCGGACGGCGGCGCAGTTGATGACCTCCCGCGACCGGATGCAGGCCATCGACGAGGCCACACCGATCGACCAGGTGCTGCTGCTGGCGCTCGGCTCCTCTCAAGCCAACGTGCCTGTCTACCGGGGCAACCTCGACACGGTGGTCGGCTTCCTGAACACCAAGCGCCTGCTGGTACGTCATGTCGAGGATCGTCCGGTGGCGTCGCTGCGGGAAGTGATCCAGCCCGCCCTCGTCGTGGACGAGTCCATGACAGGCGATCGGCTGATCGCCGAGCTCCGTGGACACCGCGCGCATCAGGCCATCGTCCTCGACGACCGGCGGCAGGTCGTGGGCATGGTCACGCTCGACGACATCCTGTCGTCGCTGCTCGGGCCGACGCCTGACGAATTCACCAAGTCGACACTGCGAATCAAGGCGCCGCGGGCCACGAGGTCGCGCACATGA